One window of the Marinifilum sp. JC120 genome contains the following:
- a CDS encoding adenosine deaminase, which translates to MKKIAIIMLLIVSACVPKTAERSMFLKQVDPVAMRMVLAEMPKGAELHTHLSGIPYAENYLKWAADDGACIHELSGSIVAGPCVNGTVAAKEAYRQPDVWGRAVDALSVREGMRDNRMWGHDRFFATFGRFGAAKRDKGRLLAHAVKQAERDNVQYLEVMLSIYGPQWVSPWAAEVGWNGKADECFVRLKQAGLFKDMDSARKELGRAERRQRQLVGNGPGSAVKVRYINQIFRGAEPAYVFAQMAWSFELVRRDPHVVGLNMVGPEDGPIAARDYALHMDMLDFFHSKYPDVPIALHAGELTPTLTTPQALANHIKLAVTKGHARRIGHGVGLAYETAPLNTLALMRQKDVALEVLLGSNDVILNVSGRDHPLNFYLKEEVPVVISSDDMGIARSTLTDEYERAVADQGLNYLAVKRVVRNSLQYSFLEGQSLWDNATSFKMVPACYRDDQPDLDCEAFLLSSEKAREQWKLEEKLSRFEDSEVFKRFKEDYSKQISTIIEKGVDAGLGFL; encoded by the coding sequence ATGAAAAAAATAGCCATCATCATGCTCCTTATTGTCTCTGCCTGTGTCCCCAAGACCGCTGAGAGGTCAATGTTTCTCAAGCAGGTCGATCCTGTTGCCATGCGTATGGTTTTGGCTGAAATGCCTAAGGGGGCAGAGCTTCATACTCATTTGTCAGGCATTCCATACGCTGAAAATTATTTGAAGTGGGCGGCTGATGATGGTGCGTGCATACATGAATTGAGCGGCAGCATCGTGGCTGGGCCATGCGTAAACGGTACTGTTGCAGCAAAGGAAGCTTACAGGCAGCCTGATGTCTGGGGTAGGGCGGTTGATGCTCTTTCTGTCAGGGAAGGCATGCGCGATAATCGTATGTGGGGGCATGATCGCTTTTTTGCTACGTTCGGCAGATTTGGAGCGGCGAAACGGGATAAAGGCAGGTTGCTGGCCCATGCAGTGAAGCAGGCGGAGCGGGATAACGTTCAGTATCTTGAGGTTATGCTGTCTATTTACGGTCCCCAATGGGTCAGTCCCTGGGCTGCCGAGGTTGGCTGGAATGGAAAAGCAGACGAGTGCTTTGTTCGATTGAAACAGGCTGGGCTCTTCAAAGATATGGATTCGGCTCGCAAGGAGCTTGGGCGGGCTGAGCGCAGGCAAAGGCAATTGGTCGGGAATGGTCCGGGCAGTGCTGTAAAAGTCCGTTACATTAATCAGATTTTCAGAGGTGCTGAGCCAGCCTACGTCTTTGCCCAGATGGCTTGGTCATTTGAACTTGTCCGACGTGATCCGCATGTTGTTGGGCTTAATATGGTCGGTCCTGAAGATGGACCTATTGCCGCGCGAGACTATGCCCTGCACATGGATATGCTGGATTTCTTTCACTCAAAGTACCCCGATGTGCCTATCGCGTTGCATGCAGGAGAACTGACTCCTACATTGACGACTCCTCAAGCCCTAGCGAATCATATTAAACTGGCTGTTACCAAAGGTCATGCCCGCAGGATAGGCCATGGCGTTGGCCTTGCTTATGAGACTGCGCCTTTGAACACTTTGGCATTGATGCGCCAGAAGGACGTGGCCCTTGAAGTCTTGTTGGGCAGTAATGACGTAATACTGAATGTTTCGGGCAGAGATCACCCTTTGAATTTTTACTTGAAAGAAGAGGTTCCTGTGGTGATTTCTTCCGATGATATGGGAATTGCGCGGTCAACACTGACTGATGAATACGAACGCGCTGTAGCGGATCAGGGGCTGAATTATCTAGCAGTAAAGCGAGTCGTCCGGAATTCGTTGCAATATTCATTTTTGGAAGGACAGTCTTTGTGGGACAATGCAACGTCTTTTAAGATGGTGCCCGCATGCTATAGAGATGACCAGCCGGATCTGGATTGTGAAGCCTTTTTGTTAAGCAGCGAGAAGGCAAGAGAGCAGTGGAAGCTTGAGGAAAAGTTGAGCAGGTTTGAGGATTCTGAAGTCTTTAAACGCTTTAAAGAGGATTACTCGAAACAGATATCAACAATAATCGAAAAAGGTGTTGACGCGGGACTTGGTTTTCTCTAG
- a CDS encoding acidic cytochrome c3 codes for MMKRVFSIAVIAACVFLYMIPAFCQEDITSLLDPAFPKHERPAAVFAHDAHNEMAGIDDCAVCHHVWEDGKIVEDESSEDQKCSECHAVKPESGKTGLRNAYHKLCSDCHVKEDKGPVSCAGCHPKGGSAPAAH; via the coding sequence ATGATGAAAAGAGTATTCTCTATTGCGGTCATTGCCGCCTGTGTCTTTCTCTATATGATTCCCGCGTTCTGTCAGGAGGACATCACCTCTCTGCTGGACCCGGCTTTCCCCAAGCATGAAAGACCTGCTGCCGTGTTTGCGCATGATGCGCATAATGAAATGGCCGGTATCGATGATTGCGCTGTATGTCACCACGTCTGGGAAGACGGAAAGATCGTTGAAGACGAAAGTTCCGAAGACCAGAAGTGCTCTGAATGCCACGCAGTTAAGCCCGAATCCGGTAAGACCGGTCTGCGCAATGCTTACCATAAGCTTTGCAGCGACTGCCACGTCAAAGAAGATAAAGGTCCCGTTTCCTGCGCTGGTTGCCACCCCAAAGGCGGCTCCGCTCCCGCAGCTCACTAG
- a CDS encoding (Fe-S)-binding protein — MTFDRKIEDVGLNRGVSRLTPERIENTLKQVVEGEAGAKLKLYAETCMRCGMCSEACHYYMSHEGDPSYSPAGKVHNTLGKILRKNYKLTADEVYEMAQVAYTECNLCRRCVHFCPLGIDTGYIMSMVRRMCHKLGVTPQYIQDTAHSHSATMNQMWLKDDEWPDTLQWQEDEARDEMPNLRIPLDKEGADIYYSVIAPEPKFRTQLIYQAAYIFNEAGVDFTMPTEPGWDNSDMCMFTGDFEMMGRLKKRHFESALDLKVKRIVMGECGHAFRSIYDQGNRWDAWEMYPIEVVHSVEFFWELFEAGKIKLREKFKEPITVHDPCNIIRGRGLMEQSRKLAHALCENVVEMTPNLEHNYCCAAGGGVINCGPPFKNVRMKGNKIKAEQLKATGVNTILAPCHNCHGGLEDLVHYYELGMDIKFFGDLIYDLMEKPEE; from the coding sequence ATGACATTCGACAGGAAAATCGAAGACGTAGGACTCAATCGGGGTGTTTCCCGCCTGACTCCTGAGCGTATCGAAAATACTCTTAAGCAGGTTGTTGAAGGAGAAGCCGGCGCCAAGCTCAAGCTTTATGCTGAAACTTGCATGCGTTGCGGTATGTGCTCCGAAGCCTGCCATTACTATATGTCCCATGAGGGGGACCCCAGCTATTCACCTGCTGGTAAGGTCCACAACACTTTGGGCAAGATTCTTCGTAAGAATTATAAACTGACTGCTGATGAAGTCTACGAAATGGCGCAGGTGGCTTACACTGAGTGTAACCTTTGTCGTCGCTGCGTACATTTCTGTCCGCTCGGTATTGATACCGGTTACATCATGAGCATGGTGCGCCGCATGTGCCACAAGCTCGGTGTAACTCCTCAGTACATTCAGGATACCGCGCACTCCCATTCCGCAACCATGAACCAGATGTGGCTCAAGGATGACGAATGGCCGGATACCTTGCAGTGGCAGGAAGATGAAGCCCGCGATGAAATGCCCAACCTGCGCATTCCGCTGGATAAAGAAGGTGCGGATATTTACTATTCCGTTATCGCTCCGGAACCCAAGTTCCGTACCCAGCTGATCTATCAGGCTGCATACATCTTCAACGAAGCCGGTGTTGACTTCACCATGCCCACTGAACCGGGCTGGGATAACTCCGACATGTGTATGTTTACCGGTGACTTTGAAATGATGGGTCGTCTTAAGAAACGTCATTTCGAATCCGCTCTCGACCTTAAGGTCAAGCGCATCGTAATGGGTGAGTGCGGTCACGCATTCCGCTCCATCTACGACCAGGGTAACCGCTGGGACGCATGGGAAATGTACCCCATTGAAGTTGTCCACTCCGTTGAGTTCTTCTGGGAGCTCTTCGAAGCTGGCAAGATCAAGCTGCGTGAGAAGTTCAAAGAGCCTATCACTGTGCACGATCCCTGTAACATCATCCGTGGTCGCGGTTTGATGGAACAGTCCCGCAAATTGGCTCACGCTTTGTGTGAAAACGTTGTTGAGATGACTCCTAACCTTGAGCATAACTATTGTTGTGCTGCCGGTGGCGGTGTCATTAACTGCGGTCCTCCGTTCAAGAACGTCCGTATGAAAGGTAACAAGATCAAAGCCGAGCAGCTCAAGGCAACCGGCGTGAATACTATTCTCGCTCCTTGTCATAACTGCCACGGCGGACTTGAAGACCTCGTTCATTATTATGAGCTCGGTATGGACATTAAGTTCTTCGGCGATCTTATCTATGATCTCATGGAAAAGCCGGAAGAGTAG
- a CDS encoding nitrate reductase, whose product MNSAYAFVVGPLAWFAWGVFVLGSIYRIVSMYQLAKAKDGSSLHYMSFKWGFRSIMAWMNPTGTLGWQRNPWTAMVTFVFHICLVIVPLFLLGHVVLWDQFFGISWPTLPDTIADIMSIVVVVCCVYFGARRFLQRDVAYLTTGKDWIALAVPALVFLTGVLSYHEIGNAKVMLILHILCGEIMLMSIPFTRLSHMLFGLFTRAYMGSEFGGVRRCKDW is encoded by the coding sequence ATGAATAGTGCTTACGCATTTGTTGTCGGTCCTCTGGCGTGGTTCGCCTGGGGCGTGTTTGTTCTCGGTTCCATATACAGAATCGTTTCCATGTATCAGCTTGCAAAAGCCAAGGACGGCTCGTCCTTGCACTACATGAGCTTTAAGTGGGGATTCCGTTCCATTATGGCATGGATGAATCCTACTGGAACCCTCGGTTGGCAGCGCAATCCCTGGACTGCGATGGTAACCTTTGTGTTTCATATCTGTCTTGTTATTGTACCCCTGTTCCTGTTGGGACATGTGGTTCTCTGGGATCAGTTCTTCGGCATCAGCTGGCCTACTCTCCCAGATACTATTGCTGACATCATGTCTATCGTGGTTGTCGTCTGCTGTGTATATTTCGGCGCGCGCCGTTTTTTACAGAGAGATGTAGCATACCTGACCACCGGTAAAGACTGGATCGCACTGGCAGTTCCTGCCCTTGTTTTCCTCACCGGTGTTCTCTCTTACCACGAGATCGGTAATGCCAAGGTTATGCTTATTCTGCATATCCTTTGCGGTGAAATTATGCTCATGAGCATTCCTTTCACCCGTTTGAGCCACATGCTGTTCGGCCTGTTTACCAGAGCCTACATGGGATCCGAGTTCGGTGGCGTTCGTCGCTGTAAGGACTGGTAA
- a CDS encoding WD40 repeat domain-containing protein codes for MPDASTWDWNPGRREVQDTGAWSDKFEWVEEFHASPDGEKVGAVVNKGELEFTACVNGEIWEEAYDRIFYPKFAPDGRFTGIAQQMGEWTLAVDGKHWPEMYGYIWKTTFGPDGTIVCAVQQDMTYAMGVDGVLWENFFENANNFTVGSDGKSTAAVVQVKSMPQADIETFQKGIYTIAVNGTAWDNVFMNCYTPVFDAKCEKVACQVRKTLYDYTIAVDGKIWQREFQCVWAPSFNPATGALVAPVRLGGKWGMAQDGELIWKNNMANCWHQQFSADGFKLWAIVAPTFGSFTVAVDGKPWSITAPVVIDLAVSPDGNRAAALAKDDKAYTVLCDGKVWPGVYEMAWQPVFSPDSSKVAAKVEKNGRYTVVLDGKAYGQDFDQCWEPAFSPDSSKVLIRAIDGGKYVRIVADVNEF; via the coding sequence ATGCCTGATGCGTCCACGTGGGATTGGAATCCCGGTAGGCGAGAGGTCCAGGACACAGGTGCCTGGTCCGATAAATTTGAGTGGGTGGAAGAATTCCATGCCAGCCCCGACGGTGAAAAGGTCGGTGCTGTTGTTAATAAAGGCGAATTGGAATTCACTGCTTGCGTCAACGGTGAGATTTGGGAAGAAGCATACGACAGGATTTTCTACCCCAAATTTGCGCCTGACGGCAGATTCACAGGTATTGCCCAGCAGATGGGTGAGTGGACTCTGGCGGTTGACGGTAAGCACTGGCCGGAAATGTACGGCTATATCTGGAAAACAACTTTCGGGCCCGATGGTACAATTGTCTGTGCAGTACAGCAGGACATGACATACGCTATGGGTGTCGATGGTGTTCTCTGGGAAAACTTTTTTGAAAACGCAAACAACTTCACCGTAGGCAGTGACGGTAAATCCACCGCAGCTGTTGTTCAGGTTAAGTCAATGCCGCAGGCTGACATCGAAACCTTTCAGAAAGGTATCTATACAATAGCTGTAAACGGCACTGCTTGGGATAACGTTTTCATGAACTGCTACACTCCGGTGTTTGACGCCAAGTGTGAAAAAGTTGCCTGCCAGGTAAGAAAGACTCTCTATGATTACACCATCGCAGTCGATGGCAAGATCTGGCAGCGCGAATTCCAGTGTGTCTGGGCCCCCAGTTTCAACCCCGCAACAGGTGCTCTCGTAGCTCCCGTTCGTCTGGGCGGAAAATGGGGTATGGCTCAGGACGGCGAATTGATTTGGAAGAACAACATGGCCAACTGCTGGCATCAGCAGTTCAGTGCTGACGGTTTCAAGCTTTGGGCTATCGTAGCCCCCACCTTCGGCAGCTTTACTGTTGCTGTGGACGGAAAGCCTTGGTCCATCACCGCTCCCGTGGTTATTGATTTGGCTGTTAGCCCCGACGGAAACCGCGCCGCAGCACTCGCTAAAGACGATAAAGCTTACACTGTATTGTGTGATGGTAAAGTCTGGCCCGGTGTTTATGAAATGGCTTGGCAGCCTGTTTTCAGTCCTGACAGCAGCAAAGTTGCTGCCAAGGTTGAAAAGAATGGCCGCTACACCGTTGTTCTTGATGGTAAAGCTTACGGACAGGATTTTGATCAGTGTTGGGAACCTGCATTCAGCCCCGACAGCTCCAAAGTTCTTATTCGTGCCATTGACGGTGGAAAGTATGTCCGCATCGTTGCCGATGTAAACGAATTCTAA